One window from the genome of Salvia miltiorrhiza cultivar Shanhuang (shh) chromosome 7, IMPLAD_Smil_shh, whole genome shotgun sequence encodes:
- the LOC130996059 gene encoding nudix hydrolase 17, mitochondrial isoform X1 gives MMLCMAARTGRNLQRYNNQHHRLVVGCIPYRYKCEKMNGSSEDELEVLVISSKKTEAMMFPKGGWESDESVEEAACRESLEEAGVVGKVECELGRWVFKSKSRELYHQGFMFPLLVTQQLDLWPEHTARTREWMSVSEARKACQQWWMREALDILVNRLKSPSLEQKNQD, from the exons ATGATGTTATGTATGGCTGCTCGCACTGGGAGGAATTTGCAGAGGTACAACAATCAACATCATCGACTCGTCGTTGG ATGCATTCCGTATCGATACAAGTGTGAGAAGATGAATGGTAGTTCAGAAGATGAGTTGGAAGTTCTTGTAATCAGTTCTAAGAAGACTGAAGCAATGATGTTTCCAAAG GGAGGTTGGGAGAGTGACGAGTccgttgaagaagctgcttgtcGCGAGTCACTGGAAGAAGCCGGAGTTGTCGGAAAAGTGGAG TGTGAATTGGGAAGGTGGGTATTCAAGAGCAAGAGCCGTGAACTGTACCACCAAGGTTTCATGTTTCCGTTGCTTGTCACACAACAGCTCGATCTCTGGCCTGAACATACTGCACGCACCAGGGAATGG ATGAGTGTCAGTGAAGCAAGAAAGGCTTGCCAGCAATGGTGGATGAGAGAAGCATTAGACATATTGGTGAATAGACTCAAATCACCAAGCCTTGAACAGAAAAACCAAGATTAG
- the LOC130996059 gene encoding nudix hydrolase 17, mitochondrial isoform X2: MMLCMAARTGRNLQRYNNQHHRLVVGCIPYRYKCEKMNGSSEDELEVLVISSKKTEAMMFPKQGGWESDESVEEAACRESLEEAGVVGKVECELGRWVFKSKSRELYHQGFMFPLLVTQQLDLWPEHTARTREWMSVSEARKACQQWWMREALDILVNRLKSPSLEQKNQD, encoded by the exons ATGATGTTATGTATGGCTGCTCGCACTGGGAGGAATTTGCAGAGGTACAACAATCAACATCATCGACTCGTCGTTGG ATGCATTCCGTATCGATACAAGTGTGAGAAGATGAATGGTAGTTCAGAAGATGAGTTGGAAGTTCTTGTAATCAGTTCTAAGAAGACTGAAGCAATGATGTTTCCAAAG CAGGGAGGTTGGGAGAGTGACGAGTccgttgaagaagctgcttgtcGCGAGTCACTGGAAGAAGCCGGAGTTGTCGGAAAAGTGGAG TGTGAATTGGGAAGGTGGGTATTCAAGAGCAAGAGCCGTGAACTGTACCACCAAGGTTTCATGTTTCCGTTGCTTGTCACACAACAGCTCGATCTCTGGCCTGAACATACTGCACGCACCAGGGAATGG ATGAGTGTCAGTGAAGCAAGAAAGGCTTGCCAGCAATGGTGGATGAGAGAAGCATTAGACATATTGGTGAATAGACTCAAATCACCAAGCCTTGAACAGAAAAACCAAGATTAG
- the LOC130996059 gene encoding nudix hydrolase 17, mitochondrial isoform X5, which translates to MMLCMAARTGRNLQRYNNQHHRLVVGCIPYRYKCEKMNGSSEDELEVLVISSKKTEAMMFPKCELGRWVFKSKSRELYHQGFMFPLLVTQQLDLWPEHTARTREWMSVSEARKACQQWWMREALDILVNRLKSPSLEQKNQD; encoded by the exons ATGATGTTATGTATGGCTGCTCGCACTGGGAGGAATTTGCAGAGGTACAACAATCAACATCATCGACTCGTCGTTGG ATGCATTCCGTATCGATACAAGTGTGAGAAGATGAATGGTAGTTCAGAAGATGAGTTGGAAGTTCTTGTAATCAGTTCTAAGAAGACTGAAGCAATGATGTTTCCAAAG TGTGAATTGGGAAGGTGGGTATTCAAGAGCAAGAGCCGTGAACTGTACCACCAAGGTTTCATGTTTCCGTTGCTTGTCACACAACAGCTCGATCTCTGGCCTGAACATACTGCACGCACCAGGGAATGG ATGAGTGTCAGTGAAGCAAGAAAGGCTTGCCAGCAATGGTGGATGAGAGAAGCATTAGACATATTGGTGAATAGACTCAAATCACCAAGCCTTGAACAGAAAAACCAAGATTAG
- the LOC130996059 gene encoding nudix hydrolase 17, mitochondrial isoform X3, whose protein sequence is MMLCMAARTGRNLQRCIPYRYKCEKMNGSSEDELEVLVISSKKTEAMMFPKQGGWESDESVEEAACRESLEEAGVVGKVECELGRWVFKSKSRELYHQGFMFPLLVTQQLDLWPEHTARTREWMSVSEARKACQQWWMREALDILVNRLKSPSLEQKNQD, encoded by the exons ATGATGTTATGTATGGCTGCTCGCACTGGGAGGAATTTGCAGAG ATGCATTCCGTATCGATACAAGTGTGAGAAGATGAATGGTAGTTCAGAAGATGAGTTGGAAGTTCTTGTAATCAGTTCTAAGAAGACTGAAGCAATGATGTTTCCAAAG CAGGGAGGTTGGGAGAGTGACGAGTccgttgaagaagctgcttgtcGCGAGTCACTGGAAGAAGCCGGAGTTGTCGGAAAAGTGGAG TGTGAATTGGGAAGGTGGGTATTCAAGAGCAAGAGCCGTGAACTGTACCACCAAGGTTTCATGTTTCCGTTGCTTGTCACACAACAGCTCGATCTCTGGCCTGAACATACTGCACGCACCAGGGAATGG ATGAGTGTCAGTGAAGCAAGAAAGGCTTGCCAGCAATGGTGGATGAGAGAAGCATTAGACATATTGGTGAATAGACTCAAATCACCAAGCCTTGAACAGAAAAACCAAGATTAG
- the LOC130996059 gene encoding nudix hydrolase 17, mitochondrial isoform X4, translating to MMLCMAARTGRNLQRCIPYRYKCEKMNGSSEDELEVLVISSKKTEAMMFPKGGWESDESVEEAACRESLEEAGVVGKVECELGRWVFKSKSRELYHQGFMFPLLVTQQLDLWPEHTARTREWMSVSEARKACQQWWMREALDILVNRLKSPSLEQKNQD from the exons ATGATGTTATGTATGGCTGCTCGCACTGGGAGGAATTTGCAGAG ATGCATTCCGTATCGATACAAGTGTGAGAAGATGAATGGTAGTTCAGAAGATGAGTTGGAAGTTCTTGTAATCAGTTCTAAGAAGACTGAAGCAATGATGTTTCCAAAG GGAGGTTGGGAGAGTGACGAGTccgttgaagaagctgcttgtcGCGAGTCACTGGAAGAAGCCGGAGTTGTCGGAAAAGTGGAG TGTGAATTGGGAAGGTGGGTATTCAAGAGCAAGAGCCGTGAACTGTACCACCAAGGTTTCATGTTTCCGTTGCTTGTCACACAACAGCTCGATCTCTGGCCTGAACATACTGCACGCACCAGGGAATGG ATGAGTGTCAGTGAAGCAAGAAAGGCTTGCCAGCAATGGTGGATGAGAGAAGCATTAGACATATTGGTGAATAGACTCAAATCACCAAGCCTTGAACAGAAAAACCAAGATTAG